A single genomic interval of Daucus carota subsp. sativus chromosome 1, DH1 v3.0, whole genome shotgun sequence harbors:
- the LOC108197532 gene encoding receptor like protein 29, which yields MASCICFLVLFSMFFVFAAGEIMEENELVGLFEVMDSLLDDTSWGEMHPLPCTDTPWPGVQCEIAGDLNSPIFHITKIHIGPDILSPPCCKFNATLSSKALLKLPYLKTLSLFNCFTGSPVYIPSTLFGTFSTLELLALRSNPTLFGEIPSSLAKVPTLRVLSLSQNNLYGRIPKEIGGMVSLEQLDLSYNKLSGSIPQEIGGLRSLTILDLSWNGLQGELPYSLGQLQHLEKIDFSSNKLQGRVPQDVGHLKELVLLDFSHNLLTGPIPETLSGLQKLEYLIIEDNPINSGLPLFIGRLKKLKVLSFSGCGLTGPLLTSLSHLDGLIALSLDNNNLSDTVTPALGMLPNLDHLNLSHNFLTGEVSLPEGFINRLGKRLDLGGNVGLCTRQKFKKTNKMSPSFLQTPSCLETRGPAALDHSNNIKKVKPVWYQDSNMSSGSGRLDHQSFEFGSTFLVCFLISLI from the coding sequence AGGTTATGGATTCACTTCTTGATGATACCTCTTGGGGAGAGATGCACCCATTGCCATGCACTGACACTCCATGGCCTGGTGTACAATGTGAGATTGCAGGTGACTTAAACTCTCCAATCTTTCATATCACTAAGATTCACATTGGCCCTGATATTCTCTCCCCACCTTGTTGCAAATTCAATGCTACATTATCATCAAAAGCTTTGCTGAAATTGCCTTACTTGAAAACACTCTCTTTGTTTAACTGTTTTACTGGTTCACCAGTCTATATTCCCTCAACTCTTTTTGGTACATTCTCTACCTTGGAGCTTCTAGCACTCAGGTCAAATCCCACTCTCTTTGGTGAGATTCCTTCAAGTCTTGCAAAAGTACCTACCTTGAGGGTACTTTCTTTGTCCCAAAATAATCTTTATGGAAGAATCCCAAAAGAGATTGGTGGGATGGTCAGTTTGGAGCAACTTGACCTGAGCTACAACAAATTAAGTGGTTCAATTCCTCAAGAAATTGGAGGGCTAAGAAGTTTGACCATTTTGGACCTTAGTTGGAATGGGCTACAAGGTGAACTACCATACTCATTGGGTCAACTTCAGCACCTTGAAAAAATTGATTTCAGCTCAAACAAGCTTCAAGGAAGGGTGCCTCAAGATGTGGGACATCTGAAGGAGTTGGTGCTTTTAGATTTCAGTCATAACTTATTAACTGGGCCAATCCCTGAAACATTATCTGGCTTGCAGAAACTAGAGTACCTAATTATTGAAGACAACCCAATTAATTCAGGCTTGCCATTATTTATTGGAAGACTAAAAAAGCTTAAAGTTTTGAGCTTTTCTGGCTGTGGCTTAACAGGTCCATTACTAACCTCATTGTCTCATTTAGATGGCCTCATTGCATTATCATTAGACAATAATAACCTCAGTGACACAGTTACTCCAGCTTTAGGGATGCTTCCAAATCTTGATCACTTAAACTTGAGTCATAACTTTTTGACTGGTGAGGTTTCCTTACCAGAAGGCTTCATCAACAGGCTTGGGAAAAGGCTGGATCTTGGGGGTAATGTTGGGCTATGCACAAGACAGAAGTTCAAAAAAACCAACAAGATGAGCCCATCTTTTCTACAAACACCTTCATGTTTGGAAACAAGAGGCCCAGCTGCATTGGATCATTCAAACAATATCAAGAAAGTGAAGCCAGTTTGGTACCAAGACAGTAACATGAGTTCTGGCAGTGGCAGGCTTGATCATCAAAGTTTTGAGTTTGGTAGtacttttcttgtttgtttctTGATCTCCTTGATCTAA